The stretch of DNA tgaattacacccaccttaactacacattaatacatgtttgttagttaatgcattaactaacactTTGCGTACTCCATATCAAACAAGCTCTCCAGAAGAACGAAAATAActtttgttaatgcaaaatgtttaggtttgtaatgcaaaactgtttatatatttgctCCTGCAGCTGAGCTAAAAACATTGAATGGCACTGGATTTCTTGCAACATTTACTGTTAACCTTAATCATTAAATATGCAATTAtggattaataattaaaattagttCCACTGCTGCCATTAAGAGTGACAGACGCTATTctttctaaatttaaatcagTGTTAGCCTACAGACGATGGTTATTGTGTCAACTGGCTTGTCTTATTATCaaaatgcacatacagtatttgttttgttcttCTTTTAAGCCATTATTACTCCTTCCAAATGTCTGACTAATTTTCACATTTGCTCCtctcctttaaaaccaccaaaaATTTGGATTTTGATGAGCTGAATTTGTATAGAATGTGTAATTGATaactttttaacagtgtacCCCTCCAAGAAAAGTCATTATGTAGGGCCTACACAATAATACATTAACAAGTCAttaatttatgttagtttataagtagttaacgatgagttaataatgatgtgccccttcaagtaaagtcatgacctaatcatacattaacaaatcatgaatttttgttagtttatgagtagttaacgatgagttagtaatgatgtgccccctcaagtaaagtcatgacctaatcatacattaacaaatcatgaatttttgttagtttatgagtagttaacgatgagttagtaatgatgtgccccctcaagtaaagtcatgacctaatcatacattaacaaatcatgaatttatgttagtttatgagtagttaacgatgagttagtaatgatgtgccccctcaagtaaagtcatgacctaatcataccataacaaatcatgaatttatgttagtttatgagtagttaacgatgagttagtaatgatgtgcccccttagtaaagtcatgaccttatcatacattaacaaataaaaatataagttacccagtggcggaggcagaaagtgtttttaaatagGTGGGCATCAAAcagaaggctgcatcctccggaggtcggatatgcaggctgcatacgtcattaagcttggtttatttcaattaaataagcataacattcgcaagtcataagcatattacaacgatTTACGATGAACTATTTAAGCATTGAGCATTTATTTAGCTAAACGCACGTGGCTTACCTAAGCACTGGTTCTGAAACATAAGAGGACCCAGAAGCAAAAAATatcaacactgctttattgaaaatctactTAAACAGTCCAGTCGGGCCGTCGAGTCCCGAGCCACCAAGAGCGAGTTAACTTCAGTGTTGCTGGTGTACACCGTTTTTATTTAGAAGTCTTTTCTTTACCGCTCGTTCACACACGAATCTGCTACTCAGTGCAATCTAACCTACCGCGCTCTCTTCAAACCCGCCTCTTCCGCTCTAGATGACAGCAGCGATTGGTGGACGGAAAGCAAGACATtaccgtaataaaccatatattgccAAAAAGCGCAATTTGTTTTCTTTAGGAGCAATTCTAATTTTTTGATAGTTCAAATGGTTGAAGAATTACGgtttgaatgaaaaaacataatgTATTTCCATGAATCTGATTGGGTGGGCAAGCTGTCAATCCACCCGTAGATCCGCCCCTGGCTGAACGCTGATCCTGATACAATGcgaaaaattaattaaacaataattaaaataacataaagatAACATTTTAATAGCTTTCACAAATAAACTGGTATGATTGACGGTTTGATGGTCTTTATATGAACACTATACATTTGGCATTGTGACTTTGGTTAGCATGTTTGTCATTTCTGAGGAATAGTTAGAATGATTTTAACTGAAATATTTTGACAGCGCCAAAAGCAGCAGACCACAAGTGTAACGAGCGGACAGCCTGTTGTAGGCCGTAACGTTTACATCCACCTTCCTTTTGATTTTGCAATctacattgacaagcacacaaaaATAGAGAACAATTatcttacataataaaatactttaactACCTGCTATCTTGGTATTGTGAGCACATGAATTTGAaaaatatcttttgtttctaaaaTTATAAGTGGAACATTTTATACATCTTTATTTGACCTCAAACAAAGCATCAGATCCTGCAAAccgttgggaaccactgttctaGAGCATGTTTGATTTCGGTTACCCAAAgtgttaattaatgcattaactaacaaacatgtattaatgtgtagttaaggtggctgtaattcatgcatgaattcatatgactcaTGACATAGTTATGGTTAGTTATTGATTAGTACATGGCTTAACTTATCATTACTtcatattaaagtaattattaatttatgtattagtacatgattattcatgtactgttattgtaaagtgttaccgtaaGGTTTTgcttatttagttttacaggtGATCGTGAGTCCTGAATCTACAGAGCAGCGAGTTAAACTGAGCTGTGATTCCTCCTGTCCTTTGACATCTGAACATTATTACTACTGGTACAAAAATGGAcaacatttaataaataacCAACACATATTTGTATCATCCAGTGGAAATACTGACACTTATTCCTGCTTTGAGTCTTATTCAGTGCCGTCTTCATCTGTGTGTGAGTCTGACATTTAAACAATATGAAGAACTCAGATGCAAAAGTCGTTCTACATAAGTACTTAGACAGTCAAATTCATTACACTAATAAAAGATCTGAAGTGAAATACAGTGTGTAAAAATATATCATTTATATCACTGATTAAAAACCTTTTCATTGTCATTACAGTGAAATTACTGAAGCTACAGTAAACATAAGAGCCTTAAAAATGCTtaatttcaagaaaacatttcaaacGTACTTTAGAGGAGTTTGCATTTGAACTCATATTCATATTTAGGTTAAAATGTGAAATTTTCTTGTTCATTTTAATACAGTATATttgtaattaattgtaaatgttaCAGCAGTCTTTTGTGACTCTTTCAGGTCTTTCTAACAGTAGCTGTTGGGGTGTGACTTACACCTCTACAAGAGTTTGTGCTTTAGTGGGATCAACAGTAGATATTCACTCTACATACTCACATCCACCTGGATATACAGTAGTGAAAACATCCTGGCATTACATTCATTCTTGGAGAAACCCTCCTTGGCGATTTAATCATTGGAAATTCAGTGATCTGCGTTATGATCATCAGTTTGCTGGGCGTGTGGAGTTTGTGGGAAACACACTGAGAATCAAAGACGTCAATAGAAATGACACTGGAGTATATCTATTCAGGATCATCAATAACACATCAGATGAATTTTCTGGTTTACCTGGAGTCACTCTTATTGTTACAGGTAACTGCTCATATCAAACTCTGTGTAATTAGATTTGTGATGAATATATTCATGCTctgtgttggggaaagttacttttaaaagtaatgcattacaatattaactctttcaccgccagcgtttaaaaaaaagttgccagccagcgccagtgtttttcatgattttcacaaaagtttaatgtcttccagaaaatgttcttcttcaaatatataaacatacaatataccaaatgaaagaacgtttcatcctaccttcagaaggtcttttgtaatcagcttttgaatatgggtaggtttctgcaaaaacaccacattttgagcaaaaagcagagataattccatttttgtgacggacttttcatagagatcccattcagagcgatctttaaaacagacacggacatgcagcagcttgccataggacaatacttccgggtttaaaaagttgcggaagggccaCCTAGTGGGTAATAGCGgaattgcggaaagacggaaaaactcgtcattggcggggaagcgttttctcttgattgacgagatatctcgtcaatggcggggaaagagttaagttactccccaaaaaaggtaactaattgtgttacttagttacttttcatggaaagtaatgcttacgttacttttgcgttacttggctgaggcttgatttttttcaggccttgcaggtgtttttatgatcgcaaaaatgtcatgctctggcctgccatctctgtTTCTGACTTAAACTGTTCCACCTCAGGCTCACAGAgcgtaattctacgttaatatgtatgtaatatgtacattattttattttcaaatttagtTAATAAAGccgaaaagtaacttgcattacttttttagaaaagtaactcaaatattaatgtgtacatttataaagtaatgcgttactttactcgttacttcagaaaagtaatgtGCGTTAcatgtaatgcgttacccccaacactgttcaTGCTACTGTTTTTGGGTCCTTTCAATTTTTGTTTATCTTTTGTTAAACAATGAGtagatttaaatattaaaatgccaGTGATGTAATTCATTTGAGTTATTCATCTGAACTTTCATTTCGCCTGATGTTTATATTATGAATTTTAGACTTGTTTTTGAGGTTGTCCATGCTAAAGAAATATGATGTGTTATAACTGTCCTAAAAACTGGCTGATGtgttccttgttctatgaagtagTGATGGGATTTATGGCTCTTTGAGGGGATCCGGATCTTGGCGATCCGTTCCTTTCAAAGAGCCGTTCAAAAGAACGGCTCTTTTggctctttaaaatatttagtcAGTTTTAAGAAGCCAGCTTAGGGGCATGTTAGTTTATCCTGGAAATAATCACTAGGATGAATGATGAGGTGAGATTTGTAGTCTAATAATTAAGTTCAGATATCACACACCAATATCTGAGTTTAAATTATTCTGAAATATTGATTTTAACCTCATTTGTCATGTGTGGACTATATTCCATAGGGTTGCACAAAATCCCTCTGCTTAGACAGTGACATCACTGTTTTGGATTTACCTTTAGTAcaaaatgtgtgtatgtgtaaagCTACTTTGACTTATGTTATTCATACAATACCTACTcacaaataaacattaaataaaaaatccgGCTGCAATGAATTTCTGTGCAAAACCGCTTTTACTACAAACTCTTCCACAAattagaataaataaaatggaaataaatgtctacatacagTCCACTATTAATACTATTATTACGGTAAACTTTGCAAATAGGACATCTGGGGCACACCGTTTTTTTTTCCACTGGAGTTCTCACGTGAACGATGCGTGCACAACTATCATCATGTGCACCCCTCCCCCTATAACTGTTCTGTCTCGCGGAGGAGCTAATTTGTGTGCATCTGTGTGAAACACGCATAGGAAAAAAGAACGACAGAAAGAACGGCTCCCCTCCAGCCGCGACTCGGCTCCCATCGTTCATGTTAATGAGCCGTTCAAAAGAATCGGTTCGTTCGCGAACGTCACAACTCtactatgaagtccctccttcagaaatacataacgagttctgattgtgtagtttgtttagtgtgttgtgatttaaaAGCAGCTTAGTTtaagcagagccgtttgagcttagctgttgactgatgtattcctgtgggcggagtttagtcaaaaccCTGTAGTAAGAGGGCTGTAGTACAAACCGGCCTTTCACTGTAGACTTTTAAAAGCAAATTCTGTTAAAGTGAAACACGGGACCTTTAATTCACTTATTCATTAGCATTAACAGTTGGACCATGCAGTTACCAGCTGGCAAGCATGATTGACCAAAGTTTGCTGTTGAATAGTGATGTGTTGGTCCAGCAGCCAGCAGCACTTACCAGTCTAATTCAGTATTAAAACTGAACCTGGTACAAACTGGTTTTTGGGCAGGTTGTGACACATGGTTTCTTCCTGTCTAAGTGTGCTATTTTTGGCAAAGTCGCTCAAGACTTTATGTTGATGTAGAGGACACTCATCACAGAGGACTTCAGACTTAAGACAAACATTTATGTTACACTCATGCATTTGACAGATACTTTTttaaagctgtgttctcattatATATTGTagctgtatgtgtgtgtttgactcCGTGACCTTGCCATTGCATACATCCTACTTTATGAATGAGCTGAATTATACATTTCAGGGCTAACTTTAAAAAGAAGTTGGCGTGAACTCTGTTATATGAAATCTCAGATACACAGGTGAGAAGCAGTCCAGACCCTGTGATAGACGGAGAAAAAGTGATATTAAGCTGTTCAACCGAATGCACTCTGGATAGCAACCATACTTACATCTGGTATAAGAATGGACAACAGGTTACAGATGGATTCACATTATTAAACAAGCTGTACCTGGACTCAATCAACAGTAAGGAGCTACAAGAGTATTCCTGTACTGTAGGAGGTAACACAACATCTCATCATACATCTGACAAAATTATATAAGAGATAGTTTGAGTCCTTAATGCTAATTGGTTTATTCAGCTACTGTATGACATCATCACTGAGCTGCTGTCATGACtactgggtgatcgatggctgtgtgatctgtgtgtgtgtgtgttgtttacctgtggtgccggttccttgtgtgttcactaactccgcccccttgtttcggtaattgttcaccggtggtgtctcgtttaccttttcctttatattgcacgtagtcctgtcctttgttgcgcgctcattgttttatcacagtcctgctgccctgccttgtcttgtcagtcgctctctgtcttctcctctgttaccccaggtttggtttcggcgttcggggacccgtcttcacccggaccgctcgcttgtggagtgttggattatattgactatgtttgtctctcgatacagctggttcgcttcgtttctaggcggtataccagctgtctccctctctctccggtttgcatcatcacccgtgagtggagtacacccaTTTCACCtttgtggattatattgactctaacgactgttgtttctcggaaccgctggttcgcttcgtttttaggcggtgaccagtggtttccgggtggtccttctacatttggattacacagtggattacccgtctgagaacttggacttccatcttccatctccacctgtcatccaccttcggggcggcgtgtttcatccctctgttgcgtgtggtgacggtgctggcgttctcgacggagcgcgtgggtggctctctctcttcctttggatctgtactggattattgtgtagcgccgactcactctctcctactgtgggagtgcttcattcccacagtagtgtttccaccagagtgagtcaacgggtgtacgccgtgtgtggatctaccagtgactttgctctcctgttctccatttttctaaataaactatttaacttgcacttgactctgagtccgttttcttgacagatgagcgcgccaaaaatggagtcagcaagtttagaaagtctggaggtgcagaccgcccttcaccagcaggggcggccatcgaccaacattcgtcgttattgtctgctgctgccagagatttcagCATCCTGTCTGGGCAACTGAAAGAGCTCAGCAATCGCTTGGACCAAGTGACTCCTCACCATGAAGCCCCAACCTCATCCGGAGGAGCCGCTTTATTTGAacgggagccacacacggcTACACCCCCCACCTACAATGGCGATCCCAACACCTGCAGATCCTTTTTACAGCAGTGCTCTCTCGTCTTCGCGCTCCAGCCCCgtcgattttcttcatccacttccaagGTGGCCTATGTCCTGACATTACTCACTGGAAGggcgagagactggggtatggccgcTTGGGGGGCTAAAGCTCCTTTTACTTTTTCATTTGAGGCTCTCGAGGAGGAGATGTTAAAATTGTTTGACCGCTCACTCAAGGGagacatggcagcggctgagttggtgagattacggcaacgtaatgactcTGTGACAGATTTTGCCATACGATTTAAGACGCTCGCTATTTGCTGCAACTGGAATGACGCGGCATTAAGAGCACAGTTCCTCGAGGGTCTCACGCCAGGTATTCAGGACGAGGTCGCACTGAGGGAGCCACCCACGTCCCTGGAAGATGCCATCGATCTGGCTCTGAGGGTCGAGTCTCGCCAtcggcagagagatctgcgtcgctcatttcgccagctgatgtcggaaccaggggagatcgcttcagagacaccctccgaggagcctatgcagctgggcaagttCCGGATTTCTGCTGGAGAGAGAAATCGTCGGCTGTCTAATGGCCTCTGTTTGtattgtggcaagccggggcaTCTGGCGGCCACCTGTCCGGTAAAAGCTCACGCCCGCCGATAAACCTGGGAGTCTCAAtgggcgcatcgtcatttaaatctcccgtaagcagcaccacactacctgtcattattaactctttcccgtcacaggcgttgctggattccggtgcggaggcgtgtcttttggatgctgggttggccaagtcctggggtattccattcatccctctctcctctcctttgtctgcctggacattgaagggccagcatatggctgtgctcacgcaccgcacaccccctgtgagtttgtttgtttctggcaatcatcgtgaggagatttaattttacatcttagaggattcacaatcgccagtcattttaggtcatgactggctatccaaacataatcctcacgttgattggcagaacaatgttgtgttatcttggaagtcttcgtgttatgtttcttgtcttggtcctgctccctctcttgtctcttgttctgtctTGCAGGTTCCGGCTATCGATCTCtcaggggtcccggcggagtactcagatctgtatcaggttttcagtaagtcccgggctacttctctgcctcctcatcggtcgtatgattgcgagatcaaactacttcccaacacttctccgcctaagggtcgtatattatccctagctaaaccagaaagagaggctatggataaatacattaatgacgctcttaaagccggtctcatttgccgctcctcgtctccagctggtgctggatttttctttgtaaagaagaaagacgggtctcttcgtccgtgcattgattatcgagggctgaatgacattactgttaagaataagtaccccttgccattaatgtcatcagcattcgagttattacagggagcgcgcgtatttaccaagctagatctgcgcaacgcttatcacttggtacgtattagagagggcgatgagtggaagacagcctttaacacaccctcaggacactgggaatattccgttctgccgttcggtctttgtaacgctccagctgtcttccagaccatggtcaatgaagtgctgggtgacatgattaacatatttgtctttgtgtatctcgatgacattctcatcttttctccctccatgcagatacacactcagcacgttcgcatggttttacaacagctattagagaatcagctattcgttaaggcggagaagtgcgagttccacagaaagtcggtttcgtttctgggttttgtcattgccgagggagaaattcgtcccgatcccgctaaggttaagacggttgccgattggccagtacccgacactcggaaggagcttcagcgatttctggggttcgccaatttttatcggcgtttcatcagaaattttggtcagatcgctaagcctctcactgctctcacttcacctaatgtatgtttccgttggaatagagagactcaggaggcctttgatgtgttaaaatcccggttcatctctgcgcctgtcctctctattcccgatccggctaaacaatttatagtggaagtggatgcatctgatgtcggggtaggcgccgttttatcacagcgatcgtctattgatgggaaagtacatccgtgtgcttttttctctcaccggttaaacccagcagaacataattacgacatagggaatcgggagctgttggcggttagactcgctttgggtgaatggcgtcactggttggagggaacctcggagccctttctggtctggacggatcataagaatcttgaatatatccgttcggccagaagactaacatctaggcaggctcgttgggcactcttctttgatcgtttcaacttcaccctctcgtaccggcctggctcgaaaaataccaaacctgatgctctctcccgtctgttcgaaaagtccgattcggagaggacggagaccattctcccggaggggagggtggtcggcgcccttgtatggggaatcgaacagcgggtgagagaggccggccgggagggggaagttccggaggggtgtccagcgggtcgcctatgggttcctgagcggttacgttccgatgtcatccggtggggtcacgaatccaaatttgtcggccatccaggtattcggagaacgttggctgccgtctgtcagcgtttttggtggccttctatgtccattgacgtcagacagtttgtactagcctgttcggtttgtgctcgtaataaagcatctaatttaccacccgctggtctgcttaaatctttgcccgtgccctcccgcccctggtctcatatagcccttgattttgtcaccggcttacccgcatctaatggtaacactgttgttctaactgtggtggatcgtttttcgaaggcggttcatttcattcccctgcccaagctaccttctgcaaaagagatggctcaggttttgattaatcacgtttttcggttacatggtattccgactgacgtagtgtcagataggggtcctcagttcatctctcgtttttggcaggagttttgtagacaaattggcgccacggccagcttgtcttctggttatcacccgcagaccaatgggcaatgcgaacgggctaatcaggatctcggtagaacgctccgctgtctgtcgtcacaatatccgaattcctggtgcgatcagctcccgtgggttgagtattctcataattctcttcccgttacgtctaccaatttgtccccgtttgaactttccatcggttatcaacctcccctgtttccatcacaggagcccgaggcagcggttccgtctgcgttagctttcgtacgcaggtgcagacgcacctggaggagagctaagacaCTGTTGTTATCTAactccagacgaaccaaagctgcagctgatcgtcatcggcgacctccaccccgttacgtttgtggtcaaaaggtatggctttctaccaaggatctgtctctccgtgagccttctcgtaagctggctccgagattcattgggccatacagtatttctaaggtcattaatccggtgacgaTAAAGCTTAAGTTACCTCTTTCTCTTGGTcaggttcaccctgtttttcatgtatccaaggttaaacctgtgatgtttgctcgctataacctccctgtctctgcccctaatccccccgcccctcgtctagtggatggtgcccctgtctacactgttaagaggttactagactcccgccgcaggggcagaggatttcagtatttagtggattgggaaggatacggtcctgatgagaggagctgggttccgggtcgggatttgctggatcctgggctgatcgaggacctccgtcggcgacagggtgagtctcccggtccgtctggtgccggtcgtggagggggggctactgtcatgactactgggtgatcgatggctgtgcgatctgtgtgtgtgtgtgttgtttacctgtggtgccggttcctcgtgtgttcactaactccgcccccttgtttcggtaattgttcaccggtggt from Paramisgurnus dabryanus chromosome 14, PD_genome_1.1, whole genome shotgun sequence encodes:
- the LOC135719361 gene encoding uncharacterized protein; this encodes MALKTVYDACRAKCCKKRHETEVRDGYFKASLCADWLDHMTILLLNFVVCVQISRKGSKRSSDHLPSDEPDRKIVSGIREFLQSEIMNFRLSSLILLLHIQGSLTLDNFNVTCNKLSICAVRGTGVSVWCNNSNNINIRTGFWFSQKQRTNWRNQDEPEDLTLDSDYSVRVDQWITKNNLYLGIEDVRERDSGEYQLMFIMKDGVKHLSSVTINLTVTVLQVIVSPESTEQRVKLSCDSSCPLTSEHYYYWYKNGQHLINNQHIFVSSSGNTDTYSCFESYSVPSSSVCLSNSSCWGVTYTSTRVCALVGSTVDIHSTYSHPPGYTVVKTSWHYIHSWRNPPWRFNHWKFSDLRYDHQFAGRVEFVGNTLRIKDVNRNDTGVYLFRIINNTSDEFSGLPGVTLIVTDTQVRSSPDPVIDGEKVILSCSTECTLDSNHTYIWYKNGQQVTDGFTLLNKLYLDSINSKELQEYSCTVGDTMDSSVSLCLLVFLPQFLIIGALWMGFFISMNKLS